In Candidatus Devosia phytovorans, the DNA window TGCCGTCGTCCTCGACGGCAAGGTCGATGACCTGGTCTTCGGTGCGCGACATGAAGATGCGCACGTCGCCGCCATTGGCCGTGCCGGAATAGGCATATTTGATGGCGTTGGTGACGAGTTCTGTGACGATGACGCCGACCGTGGCGGCCTTTTCGGTGGGGATGAAGATGTCGTCGGCGGAGACCTTGATATGGGCCACGCTGCCGGTGGCGCGCATGGTGGTCTCGAGCTCGCTGGCCAGGCTGCGCAGGTAGTCGCCGAGCTGAACGGAGCGGACGTCGTCGGTGGTATAGAGATAGCGATGCACGCCGGCGATGGCCTGGATGCGGGCCTGAGTTTCGGCCAGGGCGCGCTTGGCGTCGTCATTGTCCACGGCATTGGCCTGGAGGCCAACGAGCGCTGCAACCATGGCAAGGCTGTTGGCGACGCGGTGGTTCACTTCGCCGAGCAGCACTTCGGCGCGCTCGCGGGCGGCGCGCATGTCGTGCTCGGCCTGGGCCTTGGCGCGGTTGAGGTGCAGCAGGTCCACGGCGTGGCTGACGGCCGTCGCCAGCAGTTCGAGAAAGTCGTCGTCGACGGTCTTGAGCACATAGTCGGATGCGCCGGCCTTGAGGGCGGCGACGGCGACGGCGGTTTCCACGGTTCCGGTGACATAGACCACGGCCGGCTTGTCCTCCAGCCCGGTCATCTGTTCGAGGACGTCGAGGCCGGTGCCGGTGGGCAGGTAGTGATCGAGCGCGACGACGTCGATGCCCCCGGCGATGATGCGCGCGAGGCCTTCCTCGCCGTTGGGGGCTATCTCAACCGCATAGCCGCGCCGTTCCAGGGCCTTCTGCACAAGACGTGCAAGGCCGGGATCGTCGTCGACATAGAGTACGCGCGGCCGGTTGGGCATCTATTCGGCTTCCGGAACCTGCATCACCGAGAAGAAGAGGCCCAGCTGGCGGATCGCATTGGCGAAGCCATCATAGTCCACCGGCTTGGTGATATAGACATTGGCACCCAGATCATAGCAGCGCTGGATCTCGCGCTGGTCATCGGTCGTGGTGAGCACGACGACGGGCGAACGCTTGGTGTGATCGTTGCCCTTGACCTTTTCGAGGATGTCGACGCCGGTCATGTCGGGCAGGTTGAGGTCGAGCAGCACCAAAAGCTGGCGGCCCTTGTTGACGGCGCCGGTGCCGTCCGGCCCCATCAGATATTCGAGCGCCGCCGTGCCATTGGTGAAGGGCACGATCTGGTTGGCGACGCCGGCGCGGCGGATGTTTTTCTCGATGAGACGGGCGTGGCCCTCGTCGTCCTCGATCATGATGATGGTAACTGGCTTGCCGTCATTGCTCATGCGGATTGGCTCCCGAGAAAGCTGCGCAGGTCGCGCGGCAGGGTGATGATGAATGTGGTGCCGACGCCCAGTTCGGAGCGTAGCGTAATATCGCCGCCAAGGCTTCTGACCATGGTGCGGACATGGGCCAGGCCAATGCCTTCGCCCGGCTGGGTCTGCGTGCCAGCCCGACGGAACAGTTCGAAGACGCGCTCGTGGTCATTGGGCGCAATACCCCGGCCATTGTCTTCCACCTCGATCTCGATCCGGTTGCCCGAGGCATATTCGGCACGGATGGCGATCTTGAGCGGGCGGCCGGGCTGCTGGTACTTGACCGCATTGTCGATCAGATTGCCCAGTACCTGCTCGATGGAGAGCTTGTCCGTGACGATACGCGGCACGGTGATGTCGATCCGCGTATCGCCGCCGTTCTCCGTGATCTGGTGCTGCACCGTCGTGATCGTGGTTTCGGCGATCTTGGTGAGGTCCAGCGCTTCCGGCTTGAGCTGGCGGCGGCCTTCGCGCGAGATCTTCAGGATAGCGTTGATCAGGCTGTCCATCTTGCGCGTGGCGGCGCGGATGAAGGTGATGGCCTCGGGCAGGTCTTCCGTGGCGGCCAGCTTTGCATCGGCAAATTTGGCATCGCCGTCGTCGGGGCGGTCGGCCATATAGGTCGAGAGTTCGCCGACGCTGGTTTCGAGTTCGCTGGTGAAACCCATGATATTGACCAGCGGCGCGCGCAGGTCATGCGTCACGATATAGGCGAAGCGCTGGATTTCCTCATTGGCGCGACCCAGTTCGGAGGTGCGCTCGCGCACGCGTTCCTCGAGGCCCGCATTGGCGGCTTCGACTTCGGCGCGGGCGCCGGAGAGTTCGCGATTATAGGTCACCACGGTCCAGGCGGCACCGCCAACGAAGGCAAAGATGACGAAGCCGCCAATGATGGTCACGAGGCGCAGGGCGATGAAGCTGTTGCGCTGGTTTTCGAGGCCTTCCAGCGTGCGGGTATCTGCCGCGTCGATCACGCTGGTGAACAGGGCGCGCGCCTGATCCATGTCCGCCTTGCCGCGGTCGGTGCGGATGATATCGATGGCGTCGACCACCCGGCCGGCGCGAACCAGGTCAATGGTCTGCGCCATTTCGACCAGCTTGTTGTCGATGATGCCCCGCAGGGTCGGGGCGATCGTATTGGCTTCCGGATAGGGCGCCAGAACCTCTTCAAGCCGATCGATATTGCCCGGGATTTCGGGCAGTGCGGCGCTGTAGGGATCGAGATAGCGTTCGTCCTGCGTCAGCAGGAAGCCACGCTGGCCGGTTTCGGCATCCTGCAGCGCATTGCGGGCATTGACCGTCACCGCGCGCGCAATGCGGGCGTTTGTGGTTTCGTTGAACCAGTAATTGTTGTTTTCGACCAGATAGATGGTCGTGCCGACAATGGTGGCCAGAGCCAGGAAGGCGACGATCAGCAGCAGGGACGTCGAACGCACAAAGACATTAGTCGAAATCGGCATTGACGGTTCCCGCCGAGAAGCACCGGCTGTTCATGGCCTAAAGGGGAGGGGGTAGCAATAAAGAAAAGCGGTTCTCCGGGCCTTTCGCGCCGAAACATAGGCGCATGGTCGTGCGCCGCCGATGGAAAATGTTGGCTAAAGGCGCATGGGAAACAGAATCTTAAGCGTCCTTGGTCAAAGTGCGACGATGTTAACAAACCGGCTTCAGGCCGGGAGTGGAGTAGCGGCATCTATGGGCAAGCGTTCCATGCCCGAAAACAGCCAGACCAGTGGCCCGCATGTGCCTGTCCTCCTGGACGAGGTGCTGGCGGCCCTGTCTCCGCTCGACGGCAAGCGCATTGTTGATGGCACGTTCGGGGCAGGCGGCTATTCGCGCGCCCTGCTCGAGGCTGGCGCTATTGTCATCGCCATCGATCGCGACCCGAGCGTTAAGCCCTTTGCCGATGCCCTGATGGCCGAATTCGAAGGTCGTCTGATCTTCGTGCCGGGCACGTTTTCCGAGCTGGATACACTGGCCGCCGAACATGGCCCGATTGATGGCGTGGTGCTCGATATCGGCGTGTCCTCCATGCAGCTCGACCAGGCCGAGCGCGGCTTCTCCTTTATGCGCGAGGGTCCGCTCGACATGCGGATGAGCGGGCAGGGCGAAAGCGCAGCCGATCTGGTGAACACACTCGATGCTGAGCCGCTGGCCAATCTGCTCTATGCCTTTGGTGAAGAGCGCAAGTCGCGGCGCATCGCCCAGTTCATCGTCGCGGCCCGCGAGACCAAGCCGATCGAAACGACGCTGGAACTGGCGAAAATCATCGAGAAGGCGATCGGCCGCAAGCCGGGCGACGCGCATCCGGCGACCCGGAGCTTCCAGGCGCTGCGCATTGCCGTCAATGGCGAGTTCGAGCAATTGGGCGAGGCGCTGTTTGCCGCCGAGCGCCTGCTGGACGAGGACGGTCGGCTGGTCGTCGTCACCTTCCATTCACTCGAAGATCGCATCGTCAAACGCTTCTTTGATCCTGACAAGGGTGGTCCAGCCCAGTCGCGCCACCTGCCGCAGGTGGCAACCGAAGCCAGGCGCTGGGTGCAGGTCGCCAAGGCGGTCAAGGCCGGCGAAGCCGAAGTCAGCGGCAATCCACGGGCCCGCTCGGCCGTGCTGCGGGCGGCCAGCCGCTCGGATGCAGCGGCGCGCCCGGTCAGTTTTGCCGGGCTCAGCGTTCCTCAGGTCAGGGGCGAGCAATGATCCGCAATCTCAATATCATCCTGATCTTCACCAGCGTGCTGATGCTGTCGGGCGTCTATGCGCTGAAATTCTCCATCGAGAACACGGCCAGCGAACGCACGGCGCTGATCTCCCAGATCAGCGATCAGGAAGGCCAGATTTCCCTGCTCAAGGCCGACGAGGCCGTGCTCAGCCAGCCCGGCTATATCGAACCCATCGTGCGCCGCCACGAGCTGGCGCTGGCCATCGCGCCGGTCAAGCAGGAGCAGTTCGGCTCCTTCGCCGAGCTGCCGATGCGCCCGGTGCGCCAGCAGGCGCCCAATTCGGCAGCCATGGACGAACTCTTTCTGGCGCTGGAATCCGGCATCGACCCGATCGACGCCATCCTCGAACTTGAGGGCATTGAATAATGGCCGTCATCGGCGACAATTTCGGGCCGACCATTGCGCTGGAAGGCGCCCGCAAGGCGCGTGGCAACCTGACCCAGGCCCGCATCCGCTGGATGATCCTCGCCATCGTGCTCGGTTTCGGCCTTGTCGG includes these proteins:
- a CDS encoding CHASE3 domain-containing protein; the encoded protein is MPISTNVFVRSTSLLLIVAFLALATIVGTTIYLVENNNYWFNETTNARIARAVTVNARNALQDAETGQRGFLLTQDERYLDPYSAALPEIPGNIDRLEEVLAPYPEANTIAPTLRGIIDNKLVEMAQTIDLVRAGRVVDAIDIIRTDRGKADMDQARALFTSVIDAADTRTLEGLENQRNSFIALRLVTIIGGFVIFAFVGGAAWTVVTYNRELSGARAEVEAANAGLEERVRERTSELGRANEEIQRFAYIVTHDLRAPLVNIMGFTSELETSVGELSTYMADRPDDGDAKFADAKLAATEDLPEAITFIRAATRKMDSLINAILKISREGRRQLKPEALDLTKIAETTITTVQHQITENGGDTRIDITVPRIVTDKLSIEQVLGNLIDNAVKYQQPGRPLKIAIRAEYASGNRIEIEVEDNGRGIAPNDHERVFELFRRAGTQTQPGEGIGLAHVRTMVRSLGGDITLRSELGVGTTFIITLPRDLRSFLGSQSA
- a CDS encoding histidine kinase dimerization/phosphoacceptor domain -containing protein, whose protein sequence is MPNRPRVLYVDDDPGLARLVQKALERRGYAVEIAPNGEEGLARIIAGGIDVVALDHYLPTGTGLDVLEQMTGLEDKPAVVYVTGTVETAVAVAALKAGASDYVLKTVDDDFLELLATAVSHAVDLLHLNRAKAQAEHDMRAARERAEVLLGEVNHRVANSLAMVAALVGLQANAVDNDDAKRALAETQARIQAIAGVHRYLYTTDDVRSVQLGDYLRSLASELETTMRATGSVAHIKVSADDIFIPTEKAATVGVIVTELVTNAIKYAYSGTANGGDVRIFMSRTEDQVIDLAVEDDGIGWDGLGKAQGTGLGSRIVRSMANGLGATVAYRNDGGGTRVVMQFSA
- the rsmH gene encoding 16S rRNA (cytosine(1402)-N(4))-methyltransferase RsmH, producing MGKRSMPENSQTSGPHVPVLLDEVLAALSPLDGKRIVDGTFGAGGYSRALLEAGAIVIAIDRDPSVKPFADALMAEFEGRLIFVPGTFSELDTLAAEHGPIDGVVLDIGVSSMQLDQAERGFSFMREGPLDMRMSGQGESAADLVNTLDAEPLANLLYAFGEERKSRRIAQFIVAARETKPIETTLELAKIIEKAIGRKPGDAHPATRSFQALRIAVNGEFEQLGEALFAAERLLDEDGRLVVVTFHSLEDRIVKRFFDPDKGGPAQSRHLPQVATEARRWVQVAKAVKAGEAEVSGNPRARSAVLRAASRSDAAARPVSFAGLSVPQVRGEQ
- a CDS encoding response regulator; the protein is MSNDGKPVTIIMIEDDEGHARLIEKNIRRAGVANQIVPFTNGTAALEYLMGPDGTGAVNKGRQLLVLLDLNLPDMTGVDILEKVKGNDHTKRSPVVVLTTTDDQREIQRCYDLGANVYITKPVDYDGFANAIRQLGLFFSVMQVPEAE